The following are encoded in a window of Saccharothrix longispora genomic DNA:
- the ctaD gene encoding aa3-type cytochrome oxidase subunit I, with protein MTTLKPAPVPIADQTRSRLKGSALLRLFRTTDHKLIGLMYLVTSFAFFMVGGLMALLMRGELARPGMQFLSNEQYNQLFTMHGTVMLLLYATPIVFGFANFILPLQIGSPDVAFPRLNAFSYWLYLFGGLITVSSFLTPAGAPDFGWTAYTPLSTAIHSPGVGADLWICGLAVGGLGTILGAVNMITTVVCLRAPGMTMFRMPIFTWNILITSILVLVAFPILTAALLGLLADRHFGAHVFDPANGGVILWQHLFWFFGHPEVYIVALPFFGIVSEILPVFSRKPLFGYKGLVYATIAIALYSVIVWAHHMYATGAVLLLFFSASTFIIAIPTGIKFFNWIGTMWKGQLTFESPMLFSVGFLVTFLFGGLSGILLASPPIDFHVHDTYFVVAHFHYVLFGTIVFATYAGIYFWFPKFTGRMLDEPLGKLHFWLTFLGFHGTFLVHHWLGNQGFPRRYADYLPSDEFTTLNTISTVAAFVLGASTLPFVYNVFRSYRFGEIAGRDDPWGFGNSLEWATTCPPPRHNFTELPPIRSERPAFELHYPHMVERMRDESHYSVTKRGGRAGVDPTTEKYLAPTDRDTKITDRDDKRDVKLDDDKGGDDS; from the coding sequence ATGACCACGCTCAAGCCCGCACCCGTGCCGATCGCGGACCAGACGCGCTCGCGCCTCAAGGGCTCCGCGCTGCTGCGGCTGTTCCGGACCACCGACCACAAGCTGATCGGGTTGATGTACCTGGTCACGTCGTTCGCGTTCTTCATGGTCGGCGGCCTGATGGCGCTGCTGATGCGCGGCGAGCTGGCCCGGCCGGGGATGCAGTTCCTCTCCAACGAGCAGTACAACCAGCTGTTCACCATGCACGGCACGGTGATGCTGCTGCTCTACGCGACCCCGATCGTGTTCGGCTTCGCCAACTTCATCCTGCCGCTCCAGATCGGCTCGCCCGACGTGGCGTTCCCGCGGCTCAACGCGTTCTCGTACTGGCTGTACCTGTTCGGCGGCCTGATCACGGTCAGCAGCTTCCTCACCCCGGCGGGCGCGCCGGACTTCGGCTGGACCGCCTACACGCCGCTGTCCACCGCGATCCACAGCCCCGGCGTGGGCGCGGACCTGTGGATCTGCGGCCTGGCGGTCGGCGGCCTCGGCACGATCCTCGGCGCGGTCAACATGATCACCACCGTGGTCTGCCTGCGCGCGCCCGGCATGACGATGTTCCGGATGCCGATCTTCACCTGGAACATCCTCATCACCTCGATCCTGGTGCTGGTGGCGTTCCCGATCCTGACCGCCGCGCTGCTGGGCCTGCTGGCGGACCGGCACTTCGGCGCGCACGTGTTCGACCCCGCGAACGGCGGGGTGATCCTGTGGCAGCACCTGTTCTGGTTCTTCGGGCACCCCGAGGTCTACATCGTCGCGCTGCCGTTCTTCGGCATCGTGTCGGAGATCCTGCCGGTGTTCAGCCGGAAACCCCTGTTCGGCTACAAGGGACTGGTCTACGCCACGATCGCCATCGCGCTGTACTCGGTGATCGTGTGGGCGCACCACATGTACGCCACCGGCGCGGTGCTGCTGCTGTTCTTCTCGGCCAGCACGTTCATCATCGCGATCCCGACCGGCATCAAGTTCTTCAACTGGATCGGCACCATGTGGAAGGGGCAGCTGACGTTCGAGTCACCGATGCTGTTCAGCGTCGGGTTCCTGGTGACGTTCCTGTTCGGCGGCCTGTCCGGCATCCTGCTCGCCTCGCCGCCGATCGACTTCCACGTGCACGACACGTACTTCGTGGTGGCCCACTTCCACTACGTGCTGTTCGGCACGATCGTGTTCGCCACCTACGCGGGCATCTACTTCTGGTTCCCGAAGTTCACCGGGCGGATGCTGGACGAACCGCTGGGCAAGCTGCACTTCTGGCTGACCTTCCTCGGGTTCCACGGCACCTTCCTGGTCCACCACTGGCTGGGCAACCAGGGCTTCCCGCGCCGCTACGCCGACTACCTGCCCAGCGACGAGTTCACCACGCTCAACACGATCTCCACGGTGGCGGCGTTCGTCCTCGGCGCGTCCACGCTGCCGTTCGTCTACAACGTGTTCCGCAGCTACCGGTTCGGCGAGATCGCGGGCCGGGACGACCCGTGGGGCTTCGGCAACTCGCTGGAGTGGGCGACCACCTGCCCGCCGCCGCGGCACAACTTCACCGAGCTGCCCCCCATCCGCAGCGAGCGCCCGGCGTTCGAGCTGCACTACCCGCACATGGTCGAGCGGATGCGCGACGAGTCGCACTACTCGGTGACCAAGCGCGGGGGCCGCGCGGGCGTCGACCCCACCACCGAGAAGTACCTGGCGCCGACCGACCGCGACACGAAGATCACCGACCGGGACGACAAGCGCGACGTGAAGCTCGACGACGACAAGGGCGGTGACGACTCGTGA
- a CDS encoding FAD/NAD(P)-binding protein — MVVVGAGLGGVATAIRLLRFAREPLEVVLLERRPDYRNAGVAYHRGGNHWHHVFNIQAGRMSAFREDVDDFVDWANHEADRTGWPDEWRGFAFTESGPAPRRIYHDYLDNRLAEAAREAAAGVVLVEADGEAVDLEVRDGVVDVVLGGASREVLTADHVVLATGLEVRFPAFAADVADHPAFVRHPYSEAGLARVLDVAPDDDVVIVGSLLTAYDFADLLLRRGHAGRVHLVSRSGLMLRTYPPDHRHHVLTLPPPRLLDHPYEGREDFVRRLRAEWEKACDAVVRRHPDVPREVVSERVAKSWEPYLPDVIARVPPDDLRALLTAHSSLLAVLRVGAVPYTTRLVEEAVLAGDRLSLTVGAVERVEPAGDGALAVSVSGADGTRTIEARLVICNFGRESDYLRAESPLWSSLLRKGLATAHRHTGRGVEVDAVGGLLTPAGSPVGPVTVVGSPREGDEIVRHGRTGAFTFNLAAIKNHSVSAAATVLQRLEHRYDERADDVVEALTTTSDPAVDGVFSRAVSFDVRRMAARRRADREALAERLDDSLGAIRDALGAPVGDSALRFAVNTTATEMLKDLSVTPRDLRALLGLDDAVGRPG, encoded by the coding sequence GTGGTCGTCGTCGGTGCGGGCCTGGGGGGCGTGGCCACCGCCATCCGCCTGCTGCGGTTCGCCCGGGAACCGCTGGAGGTGGTGCTGCTCGAACGGCGCCCCGACTACCGCAACGCCGGGGTGGCCTACCACCGCGGGGGCAACCACTGGCACCACGTCTTCAACATCCAGGCGGGCCGCATGTCCGCCTTCCGCGAGGACGTCGACGACTTCGTCGACTGGGCCAACCACGAGGCCGACCGGACCGGGTGGCCCGACGAGTGGCGCGGGTTCGCCTTCACCGAGTCGGGTCCGGCGCCCCGGCGGATCTACCACGACTACCTCGACAACCGCCTGGCCGAGGCCGCCCGCGAGGCCGCCGCCGGCGTGGTCCTGGTGGAGGCGGACGGCGAGGCCGTCGACCTGGAGGTCCGCGACGGTGTCGTGGACGTCGTGCTCGGCGGCGCGTCCCGCGAGGTGCTGACCGCCGACCACGTCGTCCTCGCGACCGGGCTGGAGGTGCGCTTCCCGGCGTTCGCGGCCGACGTCGCGGACCACCCCGCGTTCGTGCGGCACCCGTACTCGGAAGCCGGGCTCGCCCGCGTCCTCGACGTGGCGCCGGACGACGACGTGGTCATCGTCGGCTCGCTGCTCACCGCCTACGACTTCGCCGACCTCCTGCTGCGCCGCGGCCACGCCGGGCGCGTCCACCTGGTCTCGCGGTCCGGCCTGATGCTGCGGACCTACCCGCCGGACCACCGGCACCACGTCCTGACCCTGCCGCCGCCCCGCCTCCTCGATCACCCGTACGAGGGACGCGAGGACTTCGTCCGGCGCCTGCGGGCGGAGTGGGAGAAGGCGTGCGACGCGGTCGTCCGCCGACACCCCGACGTGCCCAGGGAGGTGGTGTCCGAACGGGTCGCGAAGTCCTGGGAGCCCTACCTGCCCGACGTCATCGCCCGCGTGCCGCCCGACGACCTGCGTGCCCTGCTCACCGCCCACAGCAGCCTGCTGGCCGTGCTGCGGGTGGGCGCGGTGCCGTACACGACCAGGCTGGTCGAGGAGGCGGTGCTCGCGGGCGACCGGCTCTCGCTCACCGTGGGGGCGGTCGAGCGCGTCGAGCCCGCGGGCGACGGCGCGCTGGCCGTGTCCGTCTCGGGGGCGGACGGGACGCGCACCATCGAGGCGCGCCTGGTGATCTGCAACTTCGGGCGGGAGTCCGACTACCTGCGCGCGGAGTCGCCGCTCTGGTCGTCCCTGCTGCGCAAGGGCCTGGCCACCGCGCACCGGCACACCGGCCGCGGCGTCGAGGTCGACGCGGTGGGCGGGCTGCTGACCCCGGCCGGCTCACCCGTCGGACCGGTCACCGTCGTGGGCAGCCCGCGCGAGGGCGACGAGATCGTGCGCCACGGGCGCACCGGCGCGTTCACCTTCAACCTCGCCGCGATCAAGAACCACTCGGTGTCCGCCGCCGCGACCGTGCTCCAGCGGCTCGAACACCGCTACGACGAACGCGCGGACGACGTGGTCGAGGCGTTGACCACCACCTCGGACCCGGCCGTGGACGGCGTGTTCTCCCGTGCGGTCTCGTTCGACGTGCGGCGGATGGCGGCTCGCCGCCGCGCCGACCGCGAAGCCCTCGCCGAGCGGCTCGACGACAGCCTCGGGGCCATCCGGGACGCCCTGGGCGCCCCGGTCGGCGACAGCGCGTTGCGATTCGCGGTCAACACCACCGCGACGGAGATGCTCAAGGACCTGTCCGTCACACCGCGTGACCTCCGGGCCCTCCTCGGGCTCGACGACGCGGTGGGCCGGCCCGGGTGA
- a CDS encoding putative PEP-binding protein: MPVPTVRGTCNRTGEPVEGSVLVVESLVPGMYEALVASSAVICAKGGKTGHMQSLCRLRGIPVMRVAAAELDDLVGEVTVRLDRQSVVLGGAVPQARAAESPVTAPADLGSICAVIAATSDVRSVNALDQRVEGLDTFFIREEFLCLTAGLSPLDSLRAGPDRAERYGAALGAELCAIAGQLLPGQRLVMRLLDLRSDDAAHITRDVGVDREPNPELGLHGARWLLDEEHYPRAFRALRAHVREHLGAAAGQVDFAVPFINDQDEYLLLRQRLDLPEDLPLAVFVETPAAVHAAGAFCAAGASELFVGTKDLTQFYLAADRGNHLVASSYRMRHPAVLAALRDVVDAGRAAGTPVHVFALAVDLDHYVRRLPADGFMMCAAELRQLARRSAPPTAHRPLDTGPQSAIGAWN; encoded by the coding sequence GTGCCGGTACCGACCGTCCGGGGCACGTGCAACCGCACCGGCGAGCCCGTCGAGGGATCGGTGCTGGTGGTCGAGTCGCTCGTTCCGGGGATGTACGAGGCCCTGGTGGCGTCGTCGGCCGTGATCTGCGCGAAGGGCGGGAAGACGGGCCACATGCAGTCGCTGTGCCGCCTGCGCGGCATCCCCGTCATGCGGGTCGCCGCCGCCGAGCTGGACGACCTCGTCGGCGAGGTCACCGTCCGGCTGGACCGCCAGTCCGTCGTGCTCGGCGGCGCCGTGCCGCAGGCCAGGGCGGCGGAGTCCCCGGTCACCGCGCCGGCCGACCTCGGCTCGATCTGCGCGGTCATCGCCGCCACCTCGGACGTCCGGTCGGTCAACGCCCTCGACCAGCGCGTGGAGGGCCTGGACACCTTCTTCATCCGCGAGGAGTTCCTGTGCCTGACGGCGGGCCTGAGCCCGCTCGACTCGCTGCGGGCGGGCCCCGACCGAGCCGAGCGCTACGGCGCGGCCCTCGGCGCCGAGCTGTGCGCGATCGCCGGGCAGCTGCTGCCCGGGCAGCGCCTCGTCATGCGGTTGCTGGACCTCCGGTCCGACGACGCCGCCCACATCACGCGCGACGTGGGCGTGGACCGGGAGCCCAACCCGGAACTCGGCCTGCACGGCGCCCGGTGGCTGCTCGACGAGGAGCACTACCCGCGCGCCTTCCGGGCCCTGCGCGCGCACGTGCGGGAACACCTGGGCGCCGCCGCCGGGCAGGTGGACTTCGCCGTGCCGTTCATCAACGACCAGGACGAGTACCTGCTGCTGCGGCAGCGGCTCGACCTGCCGGAGGACCTGCCCCTCGCGGTGTTCGTCGAGACGCCGGCGGCCGTGCACGCCGCCGGCGCGTTCTGCGCGGCGGGCGCGAGCGAGCTGTTCGTCGGCACGAAGGACCTGACCCAGTTCTACCTCGCGGCGGACCGGGGCAACCACCTGGTGGCGTCCTCGTACCGGATGCGCCACCCGGCCGTCCTCGCGGCGCTGCGGGACGTGGTCGACGCCGGCCGCGCCGCGGGGACGCCGGTGCACGTGTTCGCGCTGGCCGTCGACCTCGACCACTACGTGCGACGCCTGCCGGCGGACGGTTTCATGATGTGCGCGGCCGAACTGCGGCAGCTCGCCCGCCGGTCCGCCCCGCCCACCGCCCACCGCCCGCTCGACACCGGACCGCAGAGCGCCATCGGGGCGTGGAACTGA
- a CDS encoding pectate lyase family protein, whose amino-acid sequence MSPLNRRRLLAGSALAAAAAALPRTAWAAHPSALAAADGFASVDALGQNGTTGGAAGQAVTVTSGDALADYAGRREPYVIAVSGRLDVDDMITVVANKTIIGVGSTSGITGGGLQLGSTTRPGNNVIIRNLRFTGASDDSISVTNKAHHVWIDHCDLSDGYDGLLDVKRESDYVTVSWNHFHDHSKAALLGHSDSYTADRGKLRVTYHHNFFDRTDQRHPRVRFGEPVHVYNNYYRGNALYGVASTEGAGVLVENNYFENVAHPILSGYDKSGPGRVVERGNAYVGSGAPQTLGTVVEPRTYYAYAPDPASAVPGLVTAGAGVGRV is encoded by the coding sequence ATGAGCCCGTTGAACCGCCGGCGCCTGCTCGCCGGCTCCGCACTCGCCGCCGCGGCGGCGGCACTCCCCCGCACCGCCTGGGCCGCGCACCCCTCCGCGCTCGCCGCGGCCGACGGGTTCGCCTCGGTCGACGCCCTGGGGCAGAACGGCACCACGGGCGGCGCGGCCGGCCAGGCCGTCACCGTCACCAGCGGCGACGCGCTGGCCGACTACGCGGGCCGCAGGGAACCCTACGTGATCGCGGTGTCCGGGCGGCTCGACGTGGACGACATGATCACCGTGGTGGCGAACAAGACCATCATCGGCGTCGGTTCCACCTCCGGGATCACCGGCGGCGGCCTGCAACTGGGCTCCACCACCCGACCGGGCAACAACGTGATCATCCGCAACCTGCGGTTCACCGGCGCCTCGGACGACTCGATCAGCGTCACCAACAAGGCCCACCACGTGTGGATCGACCACTGCGACCTGTCCGACGGCTACGACGGCCTGCTGGACGTCAAGCGGGAGTCCGACTACGTCACCGTGTCGTGGAACCACTTCCACGACCACAGCAAGGCCGCACTGCTCGGCCACTCGGACAGCTACACCGCCGACCGGGGCAAGTTGCGCGTCACCTACCACCACAACTTCTTCGACCGCACCGACCAGCGCCACCCCCGCGTGCGGTTCGGCGAGCCCGTGCACGTCTACAACAACTACTACCGGGGCAACGCGCTGTACGGCGTGGCGTCCACGGAGGGCGCGGGCGTCCTGGTGGAGAACAACTACTTCGAGAACGTCGCCCACCCGATCCTGTCCGGTTACGACAAGAGCGGCCCCGGGCGCGTGGTCGAACGCGGCAACGCCTACGTCGGTTCCGGCGCGCCGCAGACCCTGGGCACCGTGGTCGAACCCCGCACCTACTACGCGTACGCGCCCGACCCCGCCTCCGCCGTGCCCGGTCTGGTCACGGCGGGCGCGGGCGTCGGGCGCGTCTGA
- a CDS encoding pectate lyase family protein, whose protein sequence is MSPISRRGLLAGTAATALTAATARSAPATTSPVWAAPFATADGFAGTNLLGRNGTTGGAGGPVVTVRDTEAFLDYCDRNEPYVIQVDGIMRFSSKQALRSNKTVIGLPGAEIRGGGLDVYRRQNVIIRNLRFTGADDDAISIQQSSHHVWIDHCDLSGGADGLIDIVRGADLITVSWCHFHDHSKTALLGHSDSNAGPDTGKLRTTFHHNYFDRTAQRHPRVRFGEPIHVYNNYFRDNALYGVASTENAGVLVESNHFQNVPHPIYVGYDESGPGRVVERDNVYSNSGAPQTAGTVVEPRTYYSYTPDNPANLPTTVPAGVGVGRI, encoded by the coding sequence ATGAGCCCCATCAGCAGGCGCGGCCTCCTCGCGGGAACCGCCGCCACCGCCCTGACCGCCGCCACCGCGCGCAGCGCCCCGGCGACCACGAGCCCCGTCTGGGCCGCGCCGTTCGCCACCGCCGACGGCTTCGCGGGCACGAACCTGCTCGGCCGGAACGGCACCACCGGCGGTGCCGGCGGTCCCGTCGTGACGGTGCGCGACACCGAGGCGTTCCTGGACTACTGCGACCGCAACGAGCCCTACGTGATCCAGGTCGACGGGATCATGCGGTTCAGCAGCAAGCAGGCCCTGCGGTCGAACAAGACCGTCATCGGCCTGCCCGGCGCGGAGATCAGGGGCGGCGGCCTGGACGTGTACCGCCGGCAGAACGTGATCATCCGCAACCTGCGGTTCACCGGCGCGGACGACGACGCGATCAGCATCCAGCAGTCCTCGCACCACGTCTGGATCGACCACTGCGACCTCAGCGGCGGCGCGGACGGCCTGATCGACATCGTGCGCGGGGCGGACCTGATCACCGTGTCGTGGTGCCACTTCCACGACCACAGCAAGACCGCGCTGCTCGGCCACTCCGACTCCAACGCGGGCCCGGACACCGGCAAGCTGCGCACCACGTTCCACCACAACTACTTCGACCGCACCGCGCAGCGCCACCCGCGCGTGCGGTTCGGCGAGCCGATCCACGTCTACAACAACTACTTCCGCGACAACGCGCTCTACGGCGTGGCCTCGACGGAGAACGCGGGCGTGCTGGTCGAGTCGAACCACTTCCAGAACGTGCCGCACCCGATCTACGTGGGCTACGACGAGAGCGGCCCCGGTCGCGTGGTGGAGCGCGACAACGTCTACTCGAACTCCGGCGCGCCGCAGACCGCGGGCACCGTCGTGGAGCCCCGCACCTACTACTCGTACACACCCGACAACCCCGCGAACCTGCCGACCACGGTGCCCGCCGGTGTCGGCGTGGGCCGGATCTGA
- a CDS encoding pectate lyase family protein, whose translation MRTTPVLKRALPVLAVLGATVAAPAPALAAGPADGFASVNALGQNGTTGGAGGTTVTATTTAQFLDYIARPEPLTVQVRGTIALPTGTTDGMHPVASDKTIIGLGSDARLSGGGLNIGLPVDDDVTTPPANAVHNIIIRNLSITGATDDLINVQMFSHHIWIDHNDFSNGDDGAVDIKRGSDFVTVSWNRFHDHDKTLLLGHDDDNAAQDVGRLRVTYHHNHFDGSDQRNPRVRFGESVHVYNNYYRDNSYGVASAMNAGVVLEGNYFHSVNNPGRVDFSGDLGRMVQRDNILVDCNHAIETRGTVVEPRTYYPYTPHRAAEVPTVVPAGAGVGKIREGRS comes from the coding sequence ATGCGCACGACACCGGTGTTGAAGCGCGCCCTGCCCGTCCTCGCCGTCCTCGGCGCAACCGTCGCCGCCCCCGCGCCCGCGCTCGCCGCGGGCCCCGCGGACGGGTTCGCCTCCGTCAACGCCCTGGGCCAGAACGGCACCACCGGAGGCGCGGGCGGCACGACCGTCACGGCGACCACCACGGCGCAGTTCCTCGACTACATCGCCCGCCCCGAGCCACTGACGGTCCAGGTCAGAGGCACGATCGCATTACCGACCGGCACCACCGACGGCATGCACCCGGTCGCCTCGGACAAGACGATCATCGGTCTGGGCAGCGACGCGCGGCTCTCCGGCGGCGGCCTGAACATCGGCCTGCCGGTCGACGACGACGTGACCACCCCGCCCGCGAACGCGGTGCACAACATCATCATCCGCAACCTGTCGATCACCGGCGCGACCGACGACCTGATCAACGTGCAGATGTTCAGCCACCACATCTGGATCGACCACAACGACTTCTCGAACGGCGACGACGGCGCGGTCGACATCAAGCGCGGTTCCGATTTCGTGACGGTCTCCTGGAACAGGTTCCACGACCACGACAAAACGCTCCTGCTCGGTCACGACGACGACAACGCGGCGCAGGACGTCGGCCGGTTGCGGGTGACGTACCACCACAACCACTTCGACGGGTCCGACCAGCGCAACCCGCGCGTCCGGTTCGGCGAGTCGGTGCACGTCTACAACAACTACTACCGCGACAACAGCTACGGCGTGGCCTCGGCGATGAACGCGGGCGTGGTGCTGGAGGGCAACTACTTCCACAGCGTCAACAACCCGGGCCGGGTGGACTTCAGCGGCGACCTGGGCCGCATGGTGCAGCGCGACAACATCCTCGTGGACTGCAACCACGCGATCGAGACCCGCGGCACCGTCGTGGAGCCCCGCACGTACTACCCCTATACCCCGCACCGCGCCGCCGAGGTGCCCACCGTCGTGCCCGCCGGCGCGGGCGTCGGCAAGATCCGAGAGGGACGGTCATGA
- a CDS encoding LacI family DNA-binding transcriptional regulator yields the protein MTTIREIAQLCGVSVATVSRVFNQPLTVSKEKREVVERVARELDYRPNESARALATKKSGLIGLVWDTDHRRPGWRHPYLQELLIGLKSALSAHGYHLLMLATSGSAALRAVGASLADPVAYVNMTRRHSLGGLVLIDSGSDAPAFAAFAQSGLPCVAVDVAVEGPRATFVTSDNVGGAHLAVRHLVAAGHRRIATITGPRANRPAADRLAGFRAAMAEAGLEVPDAHVAEGDFYRPSGQAAMRSLIALPEPPTAVFCASDEMAVGALLAARHAGLRVPDDVAVVGFDDIELAALVDPPLTTLAQDKAGIGVAAAHAVLTMVHDGATPPPAFLPTRLVVRSSSR from the coding sequence ATGACGACGATCCGGGAGATCGCGCAGCTGTGCGGGGTGTCCGTGGCAACCGTTTCACGCGTTTTCAACCAGCCCCTCACGGTCAGCAAGGAAAAGCGCGAAGTGGTCGAGCGGGTGGCCCGCGAGCTGGACTACCGCCCCAACGAGTCGGCCCGCGCGCTGGCCACCAAGAAGTCCGGGCTGATCGGCCTGGTGTGGGACACCGACCACCGGCGGCCCGGCTGGCGGCACCCGTACCTCCAGGAGCTGCTGATCGGCCTGAAGTCCGCGCTGAGCGCCCACGGCTACCACCTGCTGATGCTCGCCACCAGCGGGTCGGCGGCGCTGCGCGCGGTCGGGGCGTCGCTGGCCGACCCGGTCGCCTACGTGAACATGACCCGGCGGCACAGCCTGGGCGGGCTGGTGCTCATCGACAGCGGGTCCGACGCGCCCGCGTTCGCCGCGTTCGCCCAGTCGGGCCTGCCGTGCGTCGCGGTCGACGTGGCCGTGGAGGGGCCGCGCGCCACCTTCGTCACCTCCGACAACGTCGGGGGCGCGCACCTGGCCGTGCGGCACCTGGTCGCCGCCGGGCACCGCCGGATCGCCACCATCACCGGGCCGCGCGCCAACCGGCCGGCCGCCGACCGGCTCGCGGGGTTCCGCGCCGCGATGGCCGAGGCGGGTCTGGAGGTGCCGGACGCCCACGTGGCGGAGGGCGACTTCTACCGGCCCAGCGGCCAGGCGGCGATGCGGTCGCTGATCGCCCTGCCCGAGCCGCCGACGGCGGTGTTCTGCGCGAGCGACGAGATGGCCGTGGGCGCCCTGCTGGCCGCCCGCCACGCCGGGTTGCGCGTGCCCGACGACGTGGCGGTGGTCGGGTTCGACGACATCGAGCTGGCCGCGCTGGTCGACCCGCCGCTGACCACCCTCGCCCAGGACAAGGCGGGCATCGGGGTGGCCGCCGCGCACGCGGTGCTGACCATGGTGCACGACGGCGCGACGCCGCCGCCCGCGTTCCTGCCGACGAGGCTCGTGGTGCGCTCCTCCAGCCGCTGA
- a CDS encoding ABC transporter substrate-binding protein → MRRAGTLVGVGLLAATLVTACGGDASDGKTRITVGMFGNFGYQQLFEEYEKAHPDIDITDRTASYSDHHKNLAAHLATNNGAADIEAIDSGYINQFKATPDRFVQLPDDLKDRWLDWKWEASLSKDGKQIGYGTDIGGLAICYRRDLLEAAGLPAEREAVSAMWPDWESFMAKGREFQARAPQGTKWFDGGPSLLNAIVGQAPTGYYDKDDKIVVGENADIRKGWDLVAQGVADGLSAGLLYSTPQWNTGFKQSQFATVICPAWQMAKIKDQAPDTAGKWDLAAVPGGGGNWGGSYLTVPKQGKNTDKALALAEWLTAPEQQAKVFASNNLLPSTNKALSEQSVGQYTDPFFNNAPVGAVFTAAARALKPQYQGPKAGDVQTELGNAMQRVEQGKQSAAESWEQFVGDAKKLEG, encoded by the coding sequence ATGAGACGAGCCGGGACCCTGGTGGGCGTCGGCCTGCTGGCCGCGACGCTGGTGACGGCCTGCGGCGGTGATGCGAGCGACGGCAAGACCCGGATCACCGTGGGCATGTTCGGCAACTTCGGTTACCAGCAGCTGTTCGAGGAGTACGAGAAGGCGCACCCGGACATCGACATCACCGACCGCACCGCCTCCTACTCCGACCACCACAAGAACCTCGCCGCCCACCTCGCCACCAACAACGGCGCGGCCGACATCGAGGCCATCGACTCCGGCTACATCAACCAGTTCAAGGCCACCCCGGACCGGTTCGTCCAGCTCCCCGACGACCTCAAGGACCGCTGGCTGGACTGGAAGTGGGAGGCGTCGCTGTCCAAGGACGGCAAGCAGATCGGCTACGGCACCGACATCGGCGGCCTGGCCATCTGCTACCGCCGCGACCTGCTGGAGGCAGCCGGCCTGCCCGCCGAGCGCGAAGCGGTCTCGGCGATGTGGCCGGACTGGGAGTCGTTCATGGCCAAGGGCCGCGAGTTCCAGGCCCGGGCGCCGCAGGGCACCAAGTGGTTCGACGGCGGCCCGTCGCTGCTCAACGCCATCGTCGGCCAGGCGCCGACCGGCTACTACGACAAGGACGACAAGATCGTCGTCGGGGAGAACGCCGACATCCGCAAGGGCTGGGACCTCGTCGCGCAGGGCGTCGCCGACGGTCTGTCCGCGGGTCTGCTGTACAGCACGCCGCAGTGGAACACCGGCTTCAAGCAGAGCCAGTTCGCCACCGTGATCTGCCCCGCCTGGCAGATGGCCAAGATCAAGGACCAGGCGCCGGACACCGCCGGCAAGTGGGACCTGGCCGCCGTGCCCGGCGGCGGCGGCAACTGGGGCGGCTCGTACCTGACCGTCCCCAAGCAGGGCAAGAACACCGACAAGGCCCTCGCCCTGGCCGAGTGGCTGACCGCGCCCGAGCAGCAGGCCAAGGTGTTCGCCAGCAACAACCTGCTGCCCTCGACGAACAAGGCGCTCAGCGAGCAGTCCGTCGGCCAGTACACCGACCCGTTCTTCAACAACGCCCCCGTCGGCGCCGTCTTCACCGCCGCCGCGCGCGCCCTCAAGCCCCAGTACCAGGGCCCCAAGGCCGGTGACGTGCAGACCGAGCTCGGCAACGCCATGCAGCGCGTCGAGCAGGGCAAGCAGAGCGCCGCGGAGTCGTGGGAGCAGTTCGTCGGCGACGCGAAGAAGCTCGAAGGCTGA